A window of the Alnus glutinosa chromosome 4, dhAlnGlut1.1, whole genome shotgun sequence genome harbors these coding sequences:
- the LOC133867377 gene encoding uncharacterized protein LOC133867377: MGNVTSCAPSIISNGVVKVLFSDGRLEIYTRAVKAAELMVENPGKFVCESSSLKIGHRIHGLVADEELELRQFYFLLPMELLYSVLTLEEMSSLSYKASKALKHYGSFNHLGKKIFPVLGEFCMFPSEAKTLNNTPATEQEPVQRYLRQRSWKPALETIVETPCQQ; this comes from the coding sequence ATGGGGAATGTGACATCTTGTGCTCCTTCCATAATCTCGAATGGAGTGGTGAAGGTCTTATTCAGTGATGGAAGGCTGGAAATCTACACGAGGGCAGTAAAAGCAGCAGAACTCATGGTAGAGAACCCCGGAAAATTTGTCTGCGAATCCAGCAGCCTGAAAATTGGGCATCGGATTCACGGACTTGTGGCCGACGAAGAGCTAGAGCTGCGGCAGTTCTACTTTCTCCTTCCCATGGAGCTGCTCTACTCTGTACTAACACTCGAGGAAATGAGCTCTCTTTCTTACAAGGCTTCCAAGGCTTTGAAGCATTATGGAAGTTTTAACCACTTGGGGAAGAAGATCTTCCCTGTTCTTGGTGAGTTTTGCATGTTTCCTTCTGAAGCCAAGACTTTGAATAATACTCCGGCGACTGAGCAGGAACCAGTGCAGAGGTATTTAAGGCAGAGATCATGGAAGCCTGCGTTAGAGACCATTGTTGAAACACCATGTCAACAGTGA